One Streptomyces sp. P9-A2 DNA window includes the following coding sequences:
- a CDS encoding SDR family NAD(P)-dependent oxidoreductase, whose product MTDLHGKVAIVTGAGRGLGRSMASALVAAGAAVTVAARTGAELDAFVDEAKAADGRALACPTDITDEAAVERMVAATVETFGRVDILVNNSGIVASTPLLDQPAEEWDRVVATNLRGTYLATRAAGRHMAAQGSGKVVNIASNFALQGVAAHAAYSASKAGVIAFTRSMAVEWARHGIQVNAIAPGYFATPLNSALRADTDAMAKVTRAIPARRMGRPEELEPWLLLLAGSASDFMTGEVIVIDGGQSVR is encoded by the coding sequence ATGACGGACCTGCACGGCAAGGTCGCGATCGTCACCGGAGCCGGGCGGGGGCTCGGCCGGTCGATGGCCTCGGCACTGGTCGCGGCCGGTGCCGCGGTCACCGTCGCCGCCCGCACCGGCGCGGAGCTGGACGCGTTCGTCGACGAGGCCAAGGCCGCCGACGGCCGGGCGCTCGCCTGCCCGACCGACATCACCGACGAGGCCGCGGTCGAACGGATGGTCGCGGCGACCGTCGAGACCTTCGGACGGGTCGACATTCTGGTCAACAACTCCGGCATCGTCGCCTCCACCCCCCTGCTGGACCAGCCGGCCGAGGAGTGGGACCGGGTGGTCGCGACCAACCTCCGCGGCACCTACCTCGCCACCAGGGCAGCCGGCCGCCACATGGCCGCGCAGGGCTCCGGCAAGGTCGTCAACATCGCCTCCAACTTCGCCCTCCAGGGCGTCGCCGCCCACGCGGCCTACTCCGCGTCCAAGGCCGGCGTCATCGCCTTCACCCGCTCCATGGCCGTCGAGTGGGCACGGCACGGCATCCAGGTCAACGCGATCGCCCCCGGCTACTTCGCCACGCCGCTCAACAGCGCGCTGCGCGCCGACACCGACGCCATGGCCAAGGTCACGCGGGCCATCCCCGCCCGCCGCATGGGCCGACCGGAGGAGCTCGAGCCGTGGCTGCTGCTGCTCGCCGGCAGTGCCTCGGACTTCATGACCGGCGAGGTCATCGTCATCGACGGCGGCCAGAGCGTCCGCTGA
- a CDS encoding serine/threonine-protein kinase, translated as MSVPAVRAAPPLAPGTRPVPGYEVLAHLARTGWLDVYDVWSEERDCRCVIKAVRPNRRDQEQLRDQLLREGRWLGAFTHPHLVRAYETFESPVPLVVLETLTGETLSHLVHRLRRRPSAADVALLGVQLCSAIHYLHGQGLLHLDLKPSNVVVDCGHAKVLDLSIARPPGPAPAGVGTFCYLAPEQARGGPLSAAADVWGIGITLYEVAAGDVPFGRGDSRGVSPRGEKEDEPCDGSVTGGRDDWYPQLEGTAPPIGSRRRLPGRLAAAIDGCLRTDPSSRPSVAELAAALDATLPGPGRRTARP; from the coding sequence GTGAGTGTCCCGGCGGTGCGGGCCGCCCCGCCCCTGGCACCCGGCACGAGACCGGTCCCGGGCTACGAGGTCCTGGCGCATCTGGCGCGCACCGGCTGGCTCGACGTCTACGACGTCTGGAGCGAGGAACGGGACTGCCGCTGTGTGATCAAGGCCGTGCGCCCCAACCGCCGGGACCAGGAGCAGCTGCGCGACCAGCTGCTGCGTGAGGGGCGGTGGCTGGGGGCCTTCACCCATCCGCACCTGGTCCGCGCGTACGAGACGTTCGAGTCGCCAGTGCCGCTCGTCGTCCTGGAGACGCTGACCGGCGAAACGCTGTCCCACCTCGTCCACCGGTTGCGACGCCGGCCGTCCGCCGCCGACGTGGCGCTTCTCGGGGTGCAGCTGTGTTCCGCGATCCACTACCTCCACGGTCAGGGTCTGCTGCACCTGGACCTCAAGCCGTCGAACGTGGTGGTGGACTGCGGTCACGCGAAGGTGCTTGACCTGAGCATCGCGCGGCCGCCCGGGCCCGCGCCCGCGGGGGTGGGCACGTTCTGCTACCTCGCTCCCGAGCAGGCCCGCGGCGGGCCGCTGTCGGCAGCCGCGGACGTGTGGGGCATCGGCATCACGTTGTACGAGGTCGCCGCCGGGGACGTGCCGTTCGGCCGCGGGGATTCCCGCGGGGTTTCTCCCCGTGGGGAGAAAGAGGACGAGCCCTGCGACGGCAGCGTCACGGGCGGCCGGGACGACTGGTATCCGCAGCTGGAAGGGACCGCCCCACCGATCGGCTCGCGGCGGCGTCTGCCCGGGAGGCTCGCGGCGGCCATCGACGGCTGCCTTCGGACCGATCCGTCGTCCCGGCCCTCGGTTGCCGAACTGGCCGCCGCACTCGACGCGACGCTGCCCGGCCCGGGGCGCCGCACCGCCCGCCCCTGA
- a CDS encoding acyl-CoA dehydrogenase family protein translates to MSVEPLALDTDPKAYLALHDLLDEPAADAALTDREREVRTLTREVVSREVAPRAAELDATHGFAHDSVQALAQAGLMGLVLPTHLGGTGDTNVAYAVAMEEVTAGCAATSLVFMTQMHAAYPILLAGSDELARRYIPGLLDGSVYGALGITEPHAGSDVASLRTTARPTGDGYLLNGAKTFITTGDRAGVIICFATVDKSLGRRGISAFVVDGGWDGVSHGRPFEKMGMHGSSTAELFFDDVRIPADHLLGEEGQGWRVVMNSVVKSRISAAAQGVGLARAAYARTLATLTRLHGSRLPDEHTFALADLRGRILQGRLLLHAVARQVDTATDIPTGQIGMMKQACTDLGFTAAVEATRILGPYGDLAVLGVERCLRDAKVTQIYDGTNEIQRLLIGREITRAMGELT, encoded by the coding sequence ATGAGCGTGGAACCGCTCGCCCTCGATACCGACCCCAAGGCCTACCTGGCCCTGCACGACCTCCTGGACGAGCCGGCCGCCGATGCCGCCCTGACCGACCGTGAGCGCGAGGTCCGGACCCTCACCCGCGAGGTCGTCTCCCGCGAGGTGGCCCCCCGCGCGGCCGAACTCGACGCCACCCACGGCTTCGCCCACGACAGCGTGCAGGCCCTGGCCCAGGCCGGTCTGATGGGCCTGGTCCTCCCCACGCACCTCGGCGGCACGGGCGACACCAACGTCGCGTACGCCGTGGCGATGGAGGAGGTCACGGCCGGCTGCGCGGCGACCTCGCTCGTGTTCATGACCCAGATGCACGCGGCGTACCCGATCCTGCTCGCGGGCAGTGACGAACTGGCGCGGCGGTACATCCCCGGCCTGCTCGACGGCTCGGTGTACGGCGCGCTCGGCATCACCGAGCCCCACGCCGGCAGTGACGTCGCCTCCCTGCGGACCACCGCCCGGCCGACCGGTGACGGCTACCTGCTCAACGGGGCGAAGACCTTCATCACCACCGGCGACCGGGCCGGGGTGATCATCTGCTTCGCCACCGTCGACAAGAGCCTGGGGCGTCGCGGGATCAGCGCGTTCGTCGTGGACGGCGGCTGGGACGGTGTCAGCCACGGCCGGCCCTTCGAGAAGATGGGCATGCACGGCTCCAGCACCGCGGAGCTGTTCTTCGACGACGTGCGCATCCCGGCCGACCACCTCCTGGGCGAGGAGGGCCAGGGCTGGCGCGTGGTGATGAACTCCGTGGTCAAGTCGCGGATCAGCGCCGCCGCCCAGGGCGTCGGCCTGGCCCGCGCGGCGTACGCGCGGACCCTGGCCACCCTGACCCGGCTGCACGGCAGCCGGCTGCCCGACGAACACACCTTCGCACTCGCCGACTTGCGCGGCCGGATCCTGCAGGGCCGGCTGCTGCTGCACGCGGTCGCCCGCCAGGTCGACACCGCCACCGACATCCCGACCGGACAGATCGGGATGATGAAGCAGGCCTGCACCGACCTGGGCTTCACCGCGGCCGTGGAGGCCACCCGCATCCTCGGCCCGTACGGCGACCTCGCCGTCCTCGGTGTCGAGCGCTGCCTGCGCGATGCCAAGGTCACCCAGATCTACGACGGCACCAACGAGATCCAGCGGCTGCTCATCGGCCGCGAGATCACCCGCGCGATGGGAGAGCTGACATGA
- a CDS encoding RNA polymerase sigma factor: MPSFRFPVGRLPDEALLSGLATGDPELAVTFVRRFQRAVFGVAIAVTGDPQLAEDIAQQTFERAWRHAQIYDSRRGSVTTWLTTIAHNLAIDAVRARRTEPVAPEDLDALLDVVTETPEQWALADEASSQLRAAVAQLPREQGRALVMAGIYGMTAQQIADWEKIPLGTAKTRIRTAMGKLRNTLASPNRGDHGQ; the protein is encoded by the coding sequence GTGCCGAGCTTCCGGTTCCCCGTTGGCCGTCTCCCGGACGAGGCTCTGCTGTCCGGGCTGGCCACCGGTGATCCGGAGCTCGCGGTCACCTTCGTACGGAGGTTCCAGCGCGCGGTCTTCGGTGTCGCCATCGCCGTCACCGGAGATCCGCAGCTTGCCGAGGACATCGCCCAGCAGACGTTCGAGCGTGCGTGGCGTCATGCGCAGATCTACGACTCGCGCCGCGGGTCGGTGACGACCTGGCTGACGACCATCGCGCACAATCTCGCCATCGACGCCGTCCGTGCGCGGCGGACGGAGCCGGTGGCGCCCGAGGACCTCGACGCGCTCCTCGATGTCGTGACCGAGACCCCCGAGCAGTGGGCGCTGGCCGACGAGGCCTCGTCCCAGCTGCGGGCCGCCGTGGCGCAGCTGCCGCGGGAGCAGGGTCGTGCCCTGGTGATGGCGGGCATCTACGGAATGACGGCCCAGCAGATCGCCGACTGGGAGAAGATCCCGCTGGGCACCGCAAAGACGCGGATCAGGACAGCGATGGGCAAGCTGCGGAACACTCTCGCCTCTCCGAATCGAGGGGACCATGGCCAGTGA
- a CDS encoding enoyl-CoA hydratase/isomerase family protein, producing the protein MSTSDALLVDRAGAVTTLTINRPEAHNALNTEVLAALRAAVLEAEADPAVRAVVVTGAGKKAFCAGADLKELVGMGPDRAHEKMRSGQRALRDIERAAVPVIAAVNGVALGGGFELVLASTFSVLSTRASLGLPESGLGLIPGYGGTQRLPRAVGSPTAAYLMLTGTRLDADRAHRLGLTPVPPVAPEDLAATAKALAEKIAAQGPLAVRSILTALEAGRDAPLDAGLQHETALAALAVGGAESDEGVNAFLERRPAVFAAPTNVPEEST; encoded by the coding sequence GTGAGTACGTCCGACGCCCTGCTCGTGGACCGCGCCGGCGCGGTCACCACCCTGACGATCAACCGGCCCGAGGCCCACAACGCGCTCAACACCGAGGTGCTCGCCGCGCTGCGCGCCGCCGTGCTCGAGGCGGAGGCGGATCCGGCAGTCCGCGCGGTCGTCGTCACCGGCGCCGGGAAGAAAGCTTTCTGCGCCGGTGCCGACCTCAAGGAACTCGTCGGCATGGGGCCGGACCGGGCGCACGAGAAGATGCGCTCGGGCCAGCGGGCACTGCGCGACATCGAGCGCGCCGCCGTCCCGGTCATCGCCGCCGTCAACGGGGTCGCCCTCGGCGGCGGATTCGAACTCGTACTGGCCTCGACCTTCTCCGTGCTCTCCACCCGCGCCTCGCTCGGCCTGCCCGAGTCCGGGCTCGGCCTCATCCCGGGGTACGGGGGCACTCAGCGGCTGCCCCGGGCAGTGGGCTCCCCGACCGCGGCGTACCTGATGCTCACCGGCACCCGGCTCGACGCGGACCGCGCCCACCGGCTCGGGCTCACCCCGGTGCCGCCGGTCGCGCCGGAGGACCTGGCGGCGACCGCGAAGGCGCTCGCCGAGAAGATCGCCGCGCAAGGGCCGCTGGCCGTGCGCTCGATCCTCACCGCGCTCGAAGCGGGCCGTGACGCGCCCCTCGACGCCGGGCTCCAGCACGAGACCGCACTGGCCGCACTCGCCGTCGGCGGAGCGGAGTCCGACGAGGGCGTCAACGCCTTCCTGGAGCGCCGCCCCGCCGTCTTCGCCGCCCCGACGAACGTCCCCGAGGAGTCGACATGA
- a CDS encoding CaiB/BaiF CoA transferase family protein, translating to MTLTPAPQGPLDGVRVVDMTTSYAGPTAAMYLADLGATVVKVERPGHGDDTRSWGPPFVDGVSAWFSSANRNKQSLAVNLRASTGREVLLRLLDTADVFLQNMNPSKLTRMGIDAETLRARNPRLVYCAMSGFGLDGPDSALPGYDLVAQARSGLMSVTGERGRSPQRVSTALSDVVTGMAAAVAINAALVRQCRSGEGETIDVSLLDTDLALMAPRIAAYCAGEAEPAPSGGTDSVLAVYQPFETADRPIVVAIGNNAMWQRFCEAVDLPELGADPALADNADRREHRTRITAAVAQRLATRPAAEWLRVLGDVEVPASPVQSLSEVVKDPQVVARGSLLPVPGSQEELVSVRSPFRLASQTTPRNERFPELGADTREVLGGLGYSEQEITDLATAGTIGVGTTAVAS from the coding sequence ATGACTTTGACACCGGCCCCACAAGGCCCCTTGGACGGTGTGCGCGTGGTCGACATGACGACCTCGTACGCCGGGCCCACAGCCGCGATGTACCTCGCTGATCTCGGAGCCACCGTCGTCAAGGTGGAACGGCCGGGCCACGGTGACGACACCAGGAGTTGGGGGCCGCCGTTCGTGGACGGCGTCTCGGCCTGGTTCTCCTCGGCCAACCGCAACAAGCAGTCCTTGGCGGTCAACCTCCGCGCCTCCACCGGCCGCGAGGTGCTGCTGCGGCTGCTCGACACCGCGGACGTCTTCCTCCAGAACATGAACCCGAGCAAGCTCACCCGCATGGGCATCGACGCCGAGACCCTGCGGGCACGCAACCCGCGGCTGGTCTACTGCGCGATGTCGGGTTTCGGCCTCGACGGGCCCGACAGCGCCCTGCCCGGTTACGACCTCGTCGCACAGGCACGGTCCGGCCTGATGTCGGTGACCGGGGAGCGGGGCCGCAGCCCGCAGCGCGTCTCGACCGCGCTCTCCGACGTGGTGACCGGCATGGCCGCGGCGGTCGCGATCAACGCCGCCCTGGTGCGGCAGTGCCGCAGCGGTGAGGGCGAGACCATCGACGTGTCCCTCCTCGACACCGACCTCGCGCTGATGGCACCACGGATCGCGGCCTACTGCGCCGGCGAGGCGGAACCCGCGCCCAGCGGCGGCACCGACTCGGTACTCGCCGTCTACCAGCCCTTCGAGACGGCCGACCGCCCCATCGTCGTGGCCATCGGCAACAACGCGATGTGGCAGCGTTTCTGCGAGGCCGTCGACCTGCCCGAGCTCGGAGCGGACCCGGCCCTCGCCGACAACGCCGACCGCCGCGAGCACCGCACGCGGATCACCGCGGCCGTCGCCCAGCGGCTCGCGACCCGCCCGGCGGCCGAATGGCTCCGTGTCCTCGGCGACGTCGAGGTGCCCGCCTCCCCCGTCCAGTCGCTGTCCGAGGTCGTGAAGGACCCGCAGGTGGTCGCTCGCGGGAGCCTGCTTCCGGTCCCCGGCTCCCAGGAGGAACTCGTGAGCGTCCGCAGCCCGTTCCGGCTCGCCTCGCAGACCACGCCGCGCAACGAGCGGTTCCCCGAACTCGGTGCCGACACCCGCGAGGTCCTGGGTGGACTCGGCTACTCCGAGCAGGAGATCACCGACCTCGCCACCGCGGGCACGATCGGCGTGGGTACCACGGCGGTGGCCTCGTGA
- a CDS encoding DNA sulfur modification protein DndB: MRLTMPTGAVEGTRLTVMPFRDDAVVGTMAVPTLVQLVPSPRAEEDPRRLKAASGLIRRHAELRATVQRTLKSSQKGKNVGPYAEYIAAGLKGELGAAWSTPPITLWHAGPLAALSDELVPGSGLRTLTVAPGTMVVAIDGETQTTAWHDLYDDPETYGLTYPELTRVRLPFELYVDLAPADARQIFYDRNVQGVDVAKNLAMSMDQRDAGTRLAHLVADSVHVDVDGRRVPFARLVNVSKRQVSTGDREVVTLSALRALVLTTLYGRGGLQRSAEPVHENDLPGRNRPEPVEAAVVPVLGQLIARYARHLTDRSALTAPAVLAGLGIAVHHTMPWSQSTSAFRLEDLVRLLDDIHWEREAKYWDGVAAKTGTSGRLNFSGGVKDSGGRVADAILYPATEAGRRIRGF, translated from the coding sequence ATGCGCCTGACCATGCCGACCGGTGCCGTCGAGGGAACCCGGCTCACCGTCATGCCGTTCCGCGACGACGCCGTCGTCGGAACGATGGCGGTGCCCACACTCGTCCAGCTCGTCCCGTCACCCCGGGCCGAGGAGGACCCGAGGAGGCTGAAGGCCGCCTCCGGCCTGATACGCCGCCACGCCGAACTGCGGGCCACCGTGCAGCGCACGCTGAAGTCCTCGCAGAAGGGCAAGAACGTCGGGCCGTACGCCGAGTACATCGCCGCCGGCCTCAAGGGCGAACTCGGCGCCGCCTGGTCCACCCCGCCGATCACGCTCTGGCACGCCGGACCGCTCGCCGCGCTCAGCGACGAACTCGTCCCCGGCAGCGGCCTGCGCACCCTCACCGTCGCGCCCGGCACCATGGTCGTCGCCATCGACGGCGAGACCCAGACCACCGCCTGGCACGACCTCTACGACGACCCCGAGACGTACGGCCTGACGTACCCCGAACTCACCCGGGTGCGCCTCCCGTTCGAGCTGTACGTCGACCTCGCCCCGGCCGACGCGCGCCAGATCTTCTACGACCGCAACGTGCAGGGCGTCGACGTCGCCAAGAACCTCGCGATGTCCATGGACCAGCGCGACGCCGGCACCCGGCTCGCCCACCTGGTCGCCGACTCCGTCCACGTCGACGTGGACGGCCGGCGAGTGCCGTTCGCCCGGCTCGTCAACGTCAGCAAGCGGCAGGTGTCGACCGGAGACCGCGAGGTCGTCACCCTCTCCGCGCTGCGCGCCCTCGTCCTCACCACCCTCTACGGGCGCGGCGGACTCCAGCGGTCCGCCGAACCCGTGCACGAGAACGACCTGCCGGGCAGGAACCGGCCCGAGCCGGTGGAAGCGGCCGTCGTCCCGGTGCTCGGCCAACTGATCGCCCGCTACGCCCGTCACCTGACGGACCGCAGCGCCCTCACCGCGCCCGCCGTCCTCGCCGGACTGGGCATCGCCGTCCACCACACGATGCCGTGGAGCCAATCGACGTCCGCGTTCCGCCTGGAGGACCTGGTCCGCCTCCTCGACGACATCCACTGGGAGCGCGAGGCGAAGTACTGGGACGGCGTCGCCGCCAAGACCGGCACCTCCGGGCGCCTCAACTTCAGCGGCGGCGTGAAGGACTCCGGCGGCCGGGTCGCCGACGCGATCCTCTACCCGGCGACCGAGGCGGGCCGCAGGATCCGGGGCTTCTGA
- a CDS encoding ABC transporter ATP-binding protein, translated as MVHVLRRLLSVGEASDVVAAAPPVSPREVFRRFWPYTRGGRRWFAPIVLFSLIGPALDATEIWLFKIVVDDVLVPRDVGPLLWIAPTYLGLIMGSGILGFADDVTSTWVSERFLLTLRSDVFRHVQGLSLGFFERRRLGDVLSRVTGDVDAVETFLLSGVADALYYVIRLGLFLGLLFYLQWDLTLLALVIVPLFWGAARHFSRLIKEASRERRRRSGSISAIAEESLGNVALVQAYNRQRWEERRFERENVGRFRATMASTRIRAVYGSVVEVVEVSGVLAVMSLGTWKLAQEQLTLGGLLVFLALIGNLYSPVRGLSHLGTTFYAASASAERIIELLDQRPQVVEAAGARRIGRARGDVEFDGVSFRYPGTPSWALSDVSFHVAAGETLALVGASGAGKSTVAKLQLRFYDPDRGAVRLDGTDLRDLRLSDLRESVAVVLQETLVFHGTVRDNIAYGRPEATEADIVAAARAADAHEFIELLPEGYDTMVGQRGRTLSGGQRQRLAIARAMVRDAPVLLLDEPTTGLDVRSGRRIMDPLRRLMAGRTTVVISHNLLTVRDATRIVVLDQGGIVECGAHDDLLERGGTYARLHRLNALAGAAPAGFSAPGTVLP; from the coding sequence ATGGTGCATGTCCTGCGGCGTCTGCTGTCGGTGGGTGAGGCTTCCGATGTGGTGGCGGCCGCGCCCCCGGTGTCTCCGCGCGAGGTGTTCCGGCGGTTCTGGCCCTATACCCGCGGCGGTCGGCGCTGGTTCGCTCCCATCGTCCTCTTCAGCCTGATCGGCCCCGCCCTCGACGCCACGGAGATCTGGCTCTTCAAGATCGTGGTGGACGATGTGCTCGTTCCCCGCGACGTCGGACCGCTCCTGTGGATCGCACCGACCTATCTGGGGCTCATCATGGGCTCCGGCATTCTGGGGTTCGCCGACGACGTGACGTCCACGTGGGTCAGCGAACGCTTCCTGCTGACGCTTCGCTCCGATGTGTTCCGGCACGTCCAGGGCCTGTCGCTCGGATTCTTCGAACGCCGACGGCTCGGGGACGTGTTGTCGCGTGTGACGGGCGATGTCGACGCGGTCGAGACGTTCCTGCTCTCGGGAGTGGCGGACGCCCTCTACTACGTGATCCGCCTGGGTCTCTTCCTCGGTCTGCTGTTCTATCTGCAGTGGGATCTGACCCTCCTCGCCCTCGTCATCGTGCCGCTGTTCTGGGGCGCCGCCCGGCACTTCTCGCGGCTGATCAAGGAGGCGTCCCGGGAGCGCAGGCGCCGCAGCGGTTCGATCAGCGCGATCGCCGAGGAGTCGCTGGGCAACGTCGCCCTGGTGCAGGCGTACAACCGGCAGAGGTGGGAAGAGCGCCGGTTCGAGCGTGAGAACGTCGGCAGGTTCCGGGCCACGATGGCCTCGACGCGGATCCGCGCCGTCTACGGATCCGTCGTCGAGGTCGTCGAGGTGTCCGGTGTCCTCGCGGTCATGAGCCTGGGCACCTGGAAGCTGGCCCAGGAACAGCTCACGCTGGGCGGACTGCTGGTCTTCCTGGCGCTGATCGGCAACCTCTACAGTCCGGTCCGCGGTCTGTCCCACCTCGGCACCACCTTCTACGCGGCGTCCGCCTCGGCCGAACGGATCATCGAGTTGCTGGACCAGCGGCCGCAGGTCGTCGAGGCCGCCGGCGCCCGCCGGATCGGCCGTGCGCGGGGTGACGTGGAGTTCGACGGCGTCTCCTTCCGCTATCCCGGTACGCCGTCCTGGGCACTGTCGGACGTGTCGTTCCACGTGGCAGCCGGAGAGACGTTGGCGCTGGTCGGGGCCAGCGGGGCCGGCAAGTCGACGGTCGCGAAGCTGCAGCTGCGCTTCTACGACCCCGACCGGGGCGCGGTCCGCCTCGACGGGACGGATCTGCGGGACCTGCGCCTGTCCGACCTGCGGGAGAGCGTCGCGGTGGTCCTGCAGGAGACGCTCGTCTTCCACGGCACCGTGCGGGACAACATCGCCTACGGCCGGCCGGAGGCGACGGAGGCGGACATCGTCGCGGCGGCGCGCGCCGCGGACGCGCACGAGTTCATCGAGCTGCTCCCGGAGGGCTACGACACGATGGTCGGCCAGCGCGGCCGGACGCTCTCCGGCGGGCAGCGCCAGCGCCTGGCGATCGCCCGCGCGATGGTCAGGGACGCGCCCGTGCTCCTCCTCGACGAACCGACCACCGGCCTCGATGTGCGGTCCGGCCGGCGGATCATGGACCCGCTGCGCCGGCTCATGGCCGGGCGGACGACCGTCGTCATCTCCCACAACCTGCTGACCGTCCGAGACGCCACGCGCATCGTGGTTCTCGACCAGGGCGGGATCGTCGAGTGCGGCGCCCACGACGACCTGCTCGAGCGCGGCGGGACGTACGCCCGGCTGCACCGGCTGAACGCCCTGGCCGGTGCCGCCCCAGCCGGGTTCTCGGCCCCTGGGACGGTGCTGCCGTGA
- a CDS encoding zf-HC2 domain-containing protein codes for MASDVTCEALREIGAEMALGVLPGRERAMAVAHLERCAACREYIEHMTLVGDGLIGLVPGSEPPLGFETRVARRLQDVTAREGDPHTRASDLAHKAVRSRARRVRLRVASAAAAFALAFGFTGWAVGTAIESVTASSSPAVEIQTPLMEGELTSASGLGPSAGDVYAHPGDPGEPGWIYMTVDLAAVGTPYSGKVVCLLERTDGTTIRVGTFTLSNGRGEWGAAAPVDPAALSGARLTTSDGTVLATGHFETGRSA; via the coding sequence ATGGCCAGTGACGTGACCTGCGAGGCGCTGCGGGAGATCGGCGCCGAGATGGCACTGGGCGTGCTGCCCGGCCGTGAGCGGGCGATGGCGGTCGCGCATCTGGAGCGGTGCGCGGCCTGTCGGGAGTACATCGAGCACATGACCCTGGTGGGCGACGGACTGATCGGGCTGGTGCCGGGCAGCGAGCCGCCGCTCGGGTTCGAGACCCGGGTGGCGCGCAGACTGCAGGACGTGACGGCGCGCGAGGGGGACCCCCACACGCGGGCGTCCGACCTCGCGCACAAGGCGGTCCGCAGTCGCGCACGCCGTGTCCGGCTGCGGGTCGCATCCGCCGCGGCCGCGTTCGCACTCGCGTTCGGGTTCACCGGCTGGGCGGTCGGCACCGCCATCGAGAGTGTCACGGCCTCGAGCTCCCCCGCCGTGGAGATCCAGACGCCTTTGATGGAGGGAGAGCTGACCTCGGCCTCGGGCCTCGGGCCGTCGGCCGGCGATGTCTACGCCCACCCGGGAGACCCGGGGGAACCGGGTTGGATCTATATGACCGTCGACCTTGCCGCCGTCGGCACTCCGTACAGCGGCAAGGTCGTCTGCCTCCTGGAGCGCACGGACGGCACCACGATCCGCGTGGGCACGTTCACCCTGAGCAACGGACGTGGTGAATGGGGCGCGGCGGCCCCGGTCGACCCCGCGGCGCTCTCCGGCGCCCGCCTGACCACCTCCGACGGCACCGTCCTCGCCACCGGCCACTTCGAGACCGGCCGAAGCGCGTGA
- a CDS encoding MFS transporter: MASSSDRPQVSIVRVAGASLIGTAIEFFDFFIFGTAAALVFGKLFFPDLDPLIGTLAAFATFGVAFIARPLGAVIFGHFGDRVSRKRMLITSLMMMGLSTVAVGLLPTHEQVGILAPILLVVCRFIQGLALGGEWSGAVLMAVEHAPKNKRAFYGSWPQVGVPLGLVLATGMFWVVQQLPTAQLESWGWRVPFLLSAVLVALGLYIRLKIEDSPAFEAVKEKGQQERFPAGVVMRKAGGRVVIGALAMAAANIPFYMATVFALTYGASDGVSRNAVLGAVCLASLVQMGTIPLAARFCDTYGRRPVLMVGCVATAVMAFPFFWLVDTHHPVAIIAAMMLALPVCHALTYAPVSAFLPELFPTQLRYSGSGIAYTLGGLLFSAPVPFISAALFDSFDAAWPLSLYIVVGSVLTFVAVTVSRETRDDEIAWSDDPAERTPDGSAAGPDPVPAVH; encoded by the coding sequence GTGGCCTCTTCCTCCGACCGCCCGCAGGTCTCGATCGTGCGGGTAGCTGGTGCCAGCCTCATCGGCACGGCGATCGAGTTCTTCGACTTCTTCATCTTCGGTACCGCGGCAGCGCTGGTCTTCGGAAAGCTCTTCTTCCCCGACCTCGACCCGCTGATCGGCACCCTGGCCGCCTTCGCGACCTTCGGTGTCGCCTTCATCGCTCGCCCGCTCGGCGCAGTGATCTTCGGTCACTTCGGTGACCGGGTCAGCCGCAAACGGATGCTGATCACCAGCCTCATGATGATGGGCCTGAGCACCGTCGCGGTCGGCCTGCTGCCCACGCACGAGCAGGTCGGCATCCTGGCTCCGATCCTCCTGGTCGTCTGCCGCTTCATCCAGGGGCTGGCGCTCGGGGGCGAGTGGAGTGGTGCGGTGCTGATGGCCGTGGAACACGCGCCCAAGAACAAGCGGGCGTTCTACGGCAGTTGGCCGCAGGTGGGTGTGCCGCTCGGCCTGGTTCTCGCCACCGGCATGTTCTGGGTCGTCCAGCAACTTCCCACGGCGCAACTCGAGTCCTGGGGCTGGCGTGTCCCGTTCCTGCTGAGCGCGGTACTGGTGGCCCTCGGTCTCTACATCCGGCTCAAGATCGAAGACTCGCCGGCATTCGAGGCGGTCAAGGAAAAGGGGCAGCAGGAGCGCTTCCCGGCCGGTGTCGTCATGCGCAAGGCCGGCGGTCGTGTGGTCATCGGCGCGCTGGCCATGGCGGCGGCGAACATCCCCTTCTACATGGCGACCGTCTTCGCGCTGACCTATGGAGCCAGTGACGGCGTCAGCAGAAACGCCGTGCTCGGCGCGGTGTGTCTCGCCTCGCTGGTGCAGATGGGGACGATCCCGCTGGCGGCGAGGTTCTGTGACACCTATGGCCGGCGCCCGGTCCTGATGGTGGGCTGCGTCGCCACGGCCGTCATGGCCTTCCCGTTCTTCTGGCTGGTCGACACGCACCACCCCGTCGCGATCATCGCCGCCATGATGCTGGCGCTGCCGGTCTGCCACGCGCTGACCTACGCGCCGGTCTCCGCCTTCCTTCCCGAACTGTTCCCCACTCAGCTTCGCTACAGCGGCTCGGGGATCGCCTACACGCTCGGCGGGCTGCTGTTCAGCGCCCCGGTGCCCTTCATCTCCGCCGCGCTCTTCGACAGCTTCGACGCCGCCTGGCCCCTCTCGCTCTACATCGTCGTCGGTAGCGTGCTGACCTTCGTGGCCGTCACCGTCTCGCGGGAGACCCGTGACGACGAGATCGCCTGGTCGGACGACCCGGCGGAACGGACCCCCGACGGCTCCGCCGCCGGCCCGGACCCCGTCCCGGCCGTCCACTGA